In Microplitis mediator isolate UGA2020A chromosome 2, iyMicMedi2.1, whole genome shotgun sequence, a single window of DNA contains:
- the LOC130662918 gene encoding methyltransferase-like protein 25B: protein MAFAAKLGKVTIMSMCTCEVCESVRVILDNIFKIFKTYGWILDSYIIDFYQDDLWSKLPNSWKNLFKNISIEEFGSWILSKSEGKQVWPLSLLALRQSIKISTINRDPDNKTLFVCNGSRWNYSIFVKSTDNLLKLPQNNLVCNHNNLFKKHIKIKKRYEIENFSEICAKCTYLSKCKCIVDTGAGMGHLARQLSYKYNLSVVCIEQTKELSDLAKKYDEEYLMTIKKHIPNFDCKPSYHLCAKIFEENNIFEDSSSNNDELIKSINEIFESTFKISATEKFGFGFIGLHPCGDLAVTLLKLYVKQPNIKFISIVGCCYMKLTTDKEKSSLGYPLSKYLNSMDNNYLSYAALEVACHAVENYCDKMRSGDYHNLKVHAYRSMLEMLLIKKGGLIMRHGRVTSVKVNEQMTFDRYCELATAKFDDDKKLFKSDYQHMKVEKFLDRWQDVVAFEALRMMLAPLVETAVLLDRFLFLSDHNLKPLMKAEFDPRRSPRNFVLISIK, encoded by the exons ATGGCGTTTGCGGCCAAGTTGGGTAAAGTAACAATCATGTCCATGTGCACGTGTGAGGTTTGTGAATCTGTACGAGTAATACTGGATAATATATTCaagatatttaaaacttaCGGATGGATACTGGATTCGTATATCATT gaTTTTTATCAAGATGATCTATGGTCGAAATTACCCAActcatggaaaaatttatttaaaaatatttctattgaaGAATTTGGATCGTGGATACTCAGTAAATCCGAAGg GAAACAAGTATGGCCGTTATCGCTGTTAGCGCTCCGAcagtcaataaaaatatcgacaaTAAATCGCGATCCTGATAATAAAACTCTATTTGTTTGTAATGGATCCCGAtggaattattcaattttcgtAAAATCCACTgacaatttattgaaattacctcaaaataatttagtttgtaaccataataatttatttaagaaacatattaaaataaaaaaacgttacgaaattgaaaatttttctgag atctGCGCTAAGTGTACATATTTATCGAAATGCAAGTGTATAGTCGACACTGGAGCGGGAATGGGTCACTTGGCTCGTCAGTTATCCTACAAATACAATTTATCTGTAGTCTGTATCGAACAAACAAAAGAACTATCtgatttagcaaaaaaatatgacGAAGAATATTTgatgacaattaaaaaacatatacCTAATTTCGATTGCAAACCGTCGTATCATTTGTGCGCTAAAATTTtcgaagaaaataatatttttgaagacagcTCAAGCAATAATGATGAATTGATCAAAAGCATCAATGAAATATTCGAaagtacttttaaaatttccgCTACTGAGAAATTTGGATTTGGGTTTATTGGACTGCACCCTTGTGGGGACTTAGCTGTCACTTTGCTCAAACTTTACGTTAAACAGCCAAATATTAAGTTTATTAGCATTGTTGGATGTTGTTACATGAAATTAACGACTGA taaagaaaaaagttcattGGGTTATCCAttgagtaaatatttaaatagtatggacaataattatttaagttatgCGGCATTAGAAGTCGCATGTCATGCAGTAGaaaattattgtgataaaATGAGAAGTGGTGATTATCACAATTTGAAAGTACATGCTTATCGCAGTATGTTGGAGAtgttactgataaaaaaaggTGGTTTAATAATGCGTCACGGTCGTGTAACCAGTGTTAAAGTTAACGAACAAATGACCTTTGATAG ATACTGTGAATTAGCGACAGCTAAAtttgatgatgataaaaaattatttaagagcGATTATCAACATATGaaagtggaaaaatttttggatagaTGGCAGGATGTTGTTGCTTTCGAGGCTCTACGGATGATGCTAGCACCGCTAGTTGAAACCGCTGTTTTATtagatagatttttatttctatccgatcataatttaaaaccaTTAATGAAAGCCGAATTCGATCCAAGACGTTCTCCAcgaaattttgtattaatttctataaaataa
- the LOC130663591 gene encoding putative uncharacterized protein DDB_G0271606 isoform X2 has protein sequence MRVSVIVVMATAVFLVTAVEEKNRGKRQQVYYTRRGGRPPPYAVQMEPIVQYSQRDPLYNPLANSKSDDDFYHDESLSHSPYGSEPEPIIEIIIKESNESLPTPVPPPALSSSKPTKEPIQVFYVKYEKKDQGNGKSKVVYEKPIPALTPHEEHEEINSDNQLSDKNEPVPYVTQSPLLNEPSTTLRAIIRPDSEVYHSDGSGIKITFGSDKLPPNNHNKRSDRDNPNGHPPLYLNSFSPSPSISSPHNKRQHGPFPAIQPNHRLPPAPLPPLLPPQSPITFPQQRINSFQSQQQQQLPPNFSPPPQFQSPSPLINVQRPPQQQQQRLPITIQGLPEVQQRFTFQSFGSPAHGIRINHPQQPGFPPAVSVSHQSLHVQNQPSHSRSPSSFNGEQQQQQQLHQRYQQQHQQQQLILKQEHEKQKFQELKQREQYRQQELQNQQEQQYQERQRLQSEQQRFKQQENKIREQYSQQQQHQQQLQQSNFNRIQQQQQQQQQQQQQQQQLQHQQQQRQQIQQHQQQLQQQQQQQQQQEQKPAEILKAVPKLEQHYAIRENPLHPGPFPPNPQLHSVQYSQTTQNSFPTHQQQATGITIQKQTLLTNPSGYVPKTNSQTPAPKFPNYQKDGYFGQTLPNIQSQQSSFQYQSIWNRPAVKDSKQKIFATPVPKTENSIGSSIPRFIAPSTTTSAPPTTTTEPTTAAPTTTSSPKNEAKIKQNIANLPDEVPDDIRDQLLSSGILGNADIQVLDYDKVGDIPIENLPPEALANFYGAGGGAVAASAPIPSIAKRPKIIDDTNSNNKNINNNNNNKNSVGIKPNKVMTTTTKVEQATLKPGGVEMKVVHFDPNTAQGQAIADQHIRDDATHLKPVNVVNSGDDNTQYNRYLPLKVSGASFPIPDVPELKDRKISSVVVLAPVDYNFRDDEQQSSRYGKKVGEPMPAKFLAGDTLKQLIRKPSAENYKKWLEQESQTEPQKQSVVLLAEKSKQRRKRNIYVRC, from the exons ATGCGAGTCTCAGTG ATAGTAGTTATGGCCACGGCGGTATTTTTGGTAACGGCggtagaagaaaaaaatcgtgGAAAACGTCAGCAAGTTTATTACACACGAAGGGGAGGAAGACCGCCACCCTACGCAGTACAAATGGAACCAATTGTTCAGTATTCGCAACGCGATCCACTTTATAATCCGTTGGCAAACTCTAAAAGTGATGATGATTTCTATCACGACGAATCATTGTCGCACAGCCCTTATGGCTCTGAACCAGAGCCAATTATCGAGATAATTATCAAAGAATCTAATGAATCATTACCGACCCCAGTACCACCGCCGGCGTTATCGTCATCGAAACCCACTAAGGAACCGATTCAAGTGTTTTATgttaagtatgaaaaaaaagatcagGGCAATGGTAAATCAAAAGTTGTTTATGAAAAGCCAATTCCGGCATTGACGCCGCATGAAGAAcatgaagaaataaattctgaTAATCAACTGAGTGATAAAAATGAACCAGTTCCGTACGTAACCCAGTCGCCGTTACTAAATGAACCTTCGACAACATTGAGAGCAATAATAAGACCTGATAGTGAAGTATACCATTCGGATGGTAGTGgtattaaaataacatttggATCGGATAAATTACCGccaaataatcataataaacgGAGTGATCGAGATAATCCAAATGGACATCCGCCGTTGTACTTGAATTCGTTTTCACCATCGCCTTCAATTTCTTCACCGCATAATAAAAGACAACATGGTCCATTTCCGGCGATACAACCCAATCATCGGTTACCACCGGCGCCTTTGCCACCACTACTTCCTCCACAATCACCGATAACGTTTCCGCAACAAAGaattaattcatttcaatctcaacaacaacaacaactccCACCTAATTTTTCACCACCGCCACAATTCCAATCACCGTCTCCGCTAATTAATGTGCAACGACCAccacagcagcagcagcaaagACTGCCTATTACTATTCAAGGACTGCCGGAAGTTCAGCAACGATTTACATTTCAATCGTTTGGTTCACCAGCACATGGTATTAGAATAAATCATCCGCAACAGCCAGGCTTTCCACCTGCTGTTTCGGTTTCACATCAGAGTTTACATGTGCAAAATCAACCGTCTCATTCACGTTCACCAAGTAGTTTTAATGGTgaacaacagcaacagcagcaaTTGCATCAACGTTATCAACAACAGCATCAGCAGCagcaattgattttaaaacaaGAGCatgagaaacaaaaatttcaagaacTTAAACAACGTGAACAATATCGTCAACAGGAGCTTCAAAATCAGCAGGAACAACAGTATCAAGAACGTCAAAGATTGCAAAGTGAGCAGCAAAGATTTAAACAACAGGAAAACAAAATTAGAGAACAGTATAGTCAACAACAACAGCATCAACAACAATTGCAGCAGTCTAATTTCAATCGAAttcaacagcagcagcaacaacagcagcagcaacaacaacagcaacagcagTTACAGCATCAACAGCAGCAGCGACAACAAATACAACAACATCAGCAACaactacaacaacaacaacaacaacaacagcagcaagaACAAAAACCAGCCGAAATTTTGAAAGCAGTACCAAAATTAGAACAGCATTACGCAATTAGAGAAAATCCTCTTCATCCGGGACCATTTCCGCCTAATCCACAATTGCATTCAGTGCAGTACTCTCAGACAACCCAAAATAGCTTTCCGACACACCAACAGCAAGCTACTGGAATAACAATACAAAAACAAACTTTATTAACTAATCCGAGTGGTTACGTGCCGAAGACCAACAGCCAAACCCCAGCTCCAAAGTTTCCAAACTATCAAAAAGACGGATACTTCGGGCAAACACTACCGAATATTCAGTCACAGCAATCTTCGTTTCAGTATCAATCTATTTGGAATCGGCCCGCAGTCAAGGATTCAAAGCAAAAAATATTCGCAACCCCAGTGccaaaaactgaaaattcaaTCGGATCATCGATACCCAGATTTATAGCTCCGTCGACAACGACTTCCGCGCCTCCAACGACAACTACTGAGCCCACTACAGCAGCCCCAACAACAACAAGTTCACCGAAAAACGAagctaaaataaaacaaaacattGCCAATCTGCCGGATGAAGTACCAGACGATATTAGAGATCAGTTGTTAAGTTCTGGAATCTTGGGAAATGCGGATATTCAAGTTCTTGATTACGACAAGGTCGGAGATATCCCGATCGAGAATTTGCCGCCCGAGGCACTCGCCAATTTCTACGGTGCCGGAGGTGGTGCTGTTGCTGCCAGCGCACCGATTCCGTCTATTGCCAAGAGACCTAAGATTATTGATGATaccaatagtaataataaaaatataaataacaacaataataacaaaaacagCGTGGGGATAAAACCTAACAAGGTAATGACAACCACCACAAAAGTTGAGCAAGCTACACTTAAGCCTGGAGGTGTAGAAATGAAAGTAGTACACTTCGACCCCAATACGGCACAAGGCCAAGCAATTGCTGATCAGCACATACGTGATGATGCTACTCATCTTAAACCGGTAAACGTCGTTAATTCTGGTGATGATAATACACAATATAATCGATACTTGCCGCTAAAAGTAAGCGGTGCATCTTTTCCGATTCCCGATGTACCAGAACTTAAAGATCGTAAAATTTCAAGTGTTGTCGTTCTCGCGCCAGTTGATTATAACTTTCGTGACGACGAGCAACAGTCCTCGAGATACGGGAAAAAAGTTGGTGAACCAATGCCGGCAAAGTTTTTAGCTGGTGATACACTGAAGCAGTTGATTAGAAAACCCAGCGCtgagaattacaaaaaatggTTGGAACAAGAAAGTCAAACCGAGCCTCAGAAACAGTCTGTCGTCTTATTG gccGAGAAATCCAAACAAAggagaaaaagaaatatttatgtacGATGTTAG
- the LOC130663591 gene encoding putative uncharacterized protein DDB_G0271606 isoform X1 — translation MRVSVIVVMATAVFLVTAVEEKNRGKRQQVYYTRRGGRPPPYAVQMEPIVQYSQRDPLYNPLANSKSDDDFYHDESLSHSPYGSEPEPIIEIIIKESNESLPTPVPPPALSSSKPTKEPIQVFYVKYEKKDQGNGKSKVVYEKPIPALTPHEEHEEINSDNQLSDKNEPVPYVTQSPLLNEPSTTLRAIIRPDSEVYHSDGSGIKITFGSDKLPPNNHNKRSDRDNPNGHPPLYLNSFSPSPSISSPHNKRQHGPFPAIQPNHRLPPAPLPPLLPPQSPITFPQQRINSFQSQQQQQLPPNFSPPPQFQSPSPLINVQRPPQQQQQRLPITIQGLPEVQQRFTFQSFGSPAHGIRINHPQQPGFPPAVSVSHQSLHVQNQPSHSRSPSSFNGEQQQQQQLHQRYQQQHQQQQLILKQEHEKQKFQELKQREQYRQQELQNQQEQQYQERQRLQSEQQRFKQQENKIREQYSQQQQHQQQLQQSNFNRIQQQQQQQQQQQQQQQQLQHQQQQRQQIQQHQQQLQQQQQQQQQQEQKPAEILKAVPKLEQHYAIRENPLHPGPFPPNPQLHSVQYSQTTQNSFPTHQQQATGITIQKQTLLTNPSGYVPKTNSQTPAPKFPNYQKDGYFGQTLPNIQSQQSSFQYQSIWNRPAVKDSKQKIFATPVPKTENSIGSSIPRFIAPSTTTSAPPTTTTEPTTAAPTTTSSPKNEAKIKQNIANLPDEVPDDIRDQLLSSGILGNADIQVLDYDKVGDIPIENLPPEALANFYGAGGGAVAASAPIPSIAKRPKIIDDTNSNNKNINNNNNNKNSVGIKPNKVMTTTTKVEQATLKPGGVEMKVVHFDPNTAQGQAIADQHIRDDATHLKPVNVVNSGDDNTQYNRYLPLKVSGASFPIPDVPELKDRKISSVVVLAPVDYNFRDDEQQSSRYGKKVGEPMPAKFLAGDTLKQLIRKPSAENYKKWLEQESQTEPQKQSVVLLVTTPRNPNKGEKEIFMYDVSSQGVSKLSGDLSSAFVDAAESNSESSDSIDDSSFTS, via the exons ATGCGAGTCTCAGTG ATAGTAGTTATGGCCACGGCGGTATTTTTGGTAACGGCggtagaagaaaaaaatcgtgGAAAACGTCAGCAAGTTTATTACACACGAAGGGGAGGAAGACCGCCACCCTACGCAGTACAAATGGAACCAATTGTTCAGTATTCGCAACGCGATCCACTTTATAATCCGTTGGCAAACTCTAAAAGTGATGATGATTTCTATCACGACGAATCATTGTCGCACAGCCCTTATGGCTCTGAACCAGAGCCAATTATCGAGATAATTATCAAAGAATCTAATGAATCATTACCGACCCCAGTACCACCGCCGGCGTTATCGTCATCGAAACCCACTAAGGAACCGATTCAAGTGTTTTATgttaagtatgaaaaaaaagatcagGGCAATGGTAAATCAAAAGTTGTTTATGAAAAGCCAATTCCGGCATTGACGCCGCATGAAGAAcatgaagaaataaattctgaTAATCAACTGAGTGATAAAAATGAACCAGTTCCGTACGTAACCCAGTCGCCGTTACTAAATGAACCTTCGACAACATTGAGAGCAATAATAAGACCTGATAGTGAAGTATACCATTCGGATGGTAGTGgtattaaaataacatttggATCGGATAAATTACCGccaaataatcataataaacgGAGTGATCGAGATAATCCAAATGGACATCCGCCGTTGTACTTGAATTCGTTTTCACCATCGCCTTCAATTTCTTCACCGCATAATAAAAGACAACATGGTCCATTTCCGGCGATACAACCCAATCATCGGTTACCACCGGCGCCTTTGCCACCACTACTTCCTCCACAATCACCGATAACGTTTCCGCAACAAAGaattaattcatttcaatctcaacaacaacaacaactccCACCTAATTTTTCACCACCGCCACAATTCCAATCACCGTCTCCGCTAATTAATGTGCAACGACCAccacagcagcagcagcaaagACTGCCTATTACTATTCAAGGACTGCCGGAAGTTCAGCAACGATTTACATTTCAATCGTTTGGTTCACCAGCACATGGTATTAGAATAAATCATCCGCAACAGCCAGGCTTTCCACCTGCTGTTTCGGTTTCACATCAGAGTTTACATGTGCAAAATCAACCGTCTCATTCACGTTCACCAAGTAGTTTTAATGGTgaacaacagcaacagcagcaaTTGCATCAACGTTATCAACAACAGCATCAGCAGCagcaattgattttaaaacaaGAGCatgagaaacaaaaatttcaagaacTTAAACAACGTGAACAATATCGTCAACAGGAGCTTCAAAATCAGCAGGAACAACAGTATCAAGAACGTCAAAGATTGCAAAGTGAGCAGCAAAGATTTAAACAACAGGAAAACAAAATTAGAGAACAGTATAGTCAACAACAACAGCATCAACAACAATTGCAGCAGTCTAATTTCAATCGAAttcaacagcagcagcaacaacagcagcagcaacaacaacagcaacagcagTTACAGCATCAACAGCAGCAGCGACAACAAATACAACAACATCAGCAACaactacaacaacaacaacaacaacaacagcagcaagaACAAAAACCAGCCGAAATTTTGAAAGCAGTACCAAAATTAGAACAGCATTACGCAATTAGAGAAAATCCTCTTCATCCGGGACCATTTCCGCCTAATCCACAATTGCATTCAGTGCAGTACTCTCAGACAACCCAAAATAGCTTTCCGACACACCAACAGCAAGCTACTGGAATAACAATACAAAAACAAACTTTATTAACTAATCCGAGTGGTTACGTGCCGAAGACCAACAGCCAAACCCCAGCTCCAAAGTTTCCAAACTATCAAAAAGACGGATACTTCGGGCAAACACTACCGAATATTCAGTCACAGCAATCTTCGTTTCAGTATCAATCTATTTGGAATCGGCCCGCAGTCAAGGATTCAAAGCAAAAAATATTCGCAACCCCAGTGccaaaaactgaaaattcaaTCGGATCATCGATACCCAGATTTATAGCTCCGTCGACAACGACTTCCGCGCCTCCAACGACAACTACTGAGCCCACTACAGCAGCCCCAACAACAACAAGTTCACCGAAAAACGAagctaaaataaaacaaaacattGCCAATCTGCCGGATGAAGTACCAGACGATATTAGAGATCAGTTGTTAAGTTCTGGAATCTTGGGAAATGCGGATATTCAAGTTCTTGATTACGACAAGGTCGGAGATATCCCGATCGAGAATTTGCCGCCCGAGGCACTCGCCAATTTCTACGGTGCCGGAGGTGGTGCTGTTGCTGCCAGCGCACCGATTCCGTCTATTGCCAAGAGACCTAAGATTATTGATGATaccaatagtaataataaaaatataaataacaacaataataacaaaaacagCGTGGGGATAAAACCTAACAAGGTAATGACAACCACCACAAAAGTTGAGCAAGCTACACTTAAGCCTGGAGGTGTAGAAATGAAAGTAGTACACTTCGACCCCAATACGGCACAAGGCCAAGCAATTGCTGATCAGCACATACGTGATGATGCTACTCATCTTAAACCGGTAAACGTCGTTAATTCTGGTGATGATAATACACAATATAATCGATACTTGCCGCTAAAAGTAAGCGGTGCATCTTTTCCGATTCCCGATGTACCAGAACTTAAAGATCGTAAAATTTCAAGTGTTGTCGTTCTCGCGCCAGTTGATTATAACTTTCGTGACGACGAGCAACAGTCCTCGAGATACGGGAAAAAAGTTGGTGAACCAATGCCGGCAAAGTTTTTAGCTGGTGATACACTGAAGCAGTTGATTAGAAAACCCAGCGCtgagaattacaaaaaatggTTGGAACAAGAAAGTCAAACCGAGCCTCAGAAACAGTCTGTCGTCTTATTGGTAACGAC gccGAGAAATCCAAACAAAggagaaaaagaaatatttatgtacGATGTTAGTTCGCAAGGTGTAAGTAAATTATCCGGCGACTTGTCTTCAGCTTTTGTTGATGCAGCTGAAAGCAATTCTGAAAGTTCTGATTCCATTGACGACTCATCTTTTACATCTTGA